One part of the Tolypothrix sp. NIES-4075 genome encodes these proteins:
- a CDS encoding cupin domain-containing protein: MSDTSVKKVDSAYSPKGQLGQKYLASGKSLSMRLWENEEPGEAKEPAAREYETVGYVINGRAELHLDGQVVVLEPGNSWVVPKGASHTYKILESFTAVEATSPPAQIHGRDED, encoded by the coding sequence ATGTCGGATACCAGCGTTAAAAAAGTAGACTCCGCTTATTCCCCTAAAGGTCAACTCGGTCAGAAATATCTTGCATCTGGCAAAAGCCTTTCCATGCGGCTTTGGGAGAATGAAGAACCAGGTGAAGCCAAAGAACCAGCAGCGCGAGAATATGAAACTGTTGGTTATGTAATCAACGGTCGCGCTGAGTTACACCTTGATGGTCAAGTAGTTGTACTTGAACCGGGAAACTCTTGGGTAGTGCCAAAAGGCGCATCCCACACTTACAAAATCTTGGAATCATTCACCGCAGTTGAAGCAACCAGTCCGCCTGCCCAAATTCACGGTCGTGATGAAGATTAA
- a CDS encoding manganese catalase family protein, translating to MFYHKKQLQYFKPPEKPDAVYAKKIQELIGGTFGEMTVMMQYLFQGWNCRGPAKYRDMLLDIGTEEIGHIEMLATMIAHLLDKAPVKMQEEGALDQVVGAVMGGSNPRDVIMAAAMNPQHAIVSGLGAMPADSVGFPWNGRFIVASGNLMADFRSNLHAESQGRLQAVRMYEMSDDPGVKDTLSFMIARDTMHQNQWEAAIEELKADGLESTPVPSSFPLDLEKREYAYQFWNHSEGTDSAEGRWAKGPSMDGKGEFEYVANPQPLGPEPTPPQPDPRLHGTPKTQQMQGTGDGTVIERREIGG from the coding sequence ATGTTTTACCATAAAAAACAACTACAATACTTCAAACCGCCAGAAAAACCCGATGCAGTCTACGCGAAGAAAATTCAAGAACTCATCGGTGGCACCTTTGGGGAAATGACTGTGATGATGCAGTACCTGTTCCAGGGCTGGAATTGTCGCGGACCTGCGAAATACCGCGATATGTTGCTAGATATCGGTACTGAAGAAATCGGTCATATCGAGATGTTGGCAACGATGATTGCCCATCTGCTGGATAAAGCGCCAGTGAAAATGCAAGAAGAAGGTGCTTTAGACCAAGTAGTGGGTGCGGTGATGGGTGGTAGTAACCCACGAGATGTAATTATGGCGGCAGCGATGAATCCCCAACACGCCATTGTCTCAGGTTTGGGTGCCATGCCAGCCGACAGTGTAGGCTTTCCCTGGAACGGTCGCTTCATCGTTGCCAGCGGTAATTTAATGGCAGATTTCCGTTCAAATCTCCACGCTGAATCTCAAGGACGCTTGCAAGCAGTACGGATGTACGAGATGTCTGATGACCCTGGCGTGAAAGATACTCTTTCATTCATGATTGCTCGTGACACGATGCACCAAAATCAGTGGGAAGCAGCGATTGAAGAATTAAAAGCAGATGGACTGGAAAGTACTCCTGTTCCTAGTTCCTTCCCGCTGGATTTGGAGAAGCGCGAGTATGCTTATCAGTTCTGGAATCATTCTGAAGGCACCGATAGTGCTGAAGGACGTTGGGCAAAAGGTCCTTCAATGGACGGCAAAGGCGAATTCGAGTATGTGGCAAATCCCCAGCCGCTAGGACCCGAACCCACACCACCACA
- a CDS encoding Gfo/Idh/MocA family protein, giving the protein MFDLLKSELSRRTLLHKAGFGLITLGIVPAIFKPSRSLAQAAKEPPIPPEKKLGWAVVGLGKFATQQIIPSFAECKRSKLVALVSGDRAKAEQYARQYGVNPKNIYNYQNYDTIRNNPEVDVIYVILPNALHAEYTIRGAQAAKHIMCEKPMAVTVAECQAMIDAVKKAGRKLMIAYRAQYEPFNLAAIQLAQSGKLGKLKSIVSDHGRNLDPKEPSDRWRAQKKLAGGGSLYDIGIYSLNATRYITGEEPTEISAMMYSTPNDPRFREVEENVNFTLRFPSGVLANCTSSYGYSDTKRIQVFGSDATLELDPATDYYKHRLTVKSKNGNEERNIQEQNQFALEMDHLSESIMNNKQPKTPGEEGLQDVRLMQLIYEAARTGRTIKV; this is encoded by the coding sequence ATGTTTGACTTATTAAAATCAGAACTTAGCCGTCGTACTCTTTTACATAAAGCTGGTTTTGGGTTAATTACACTCGGTATTGTCCCAGCAATTTTTAAACCCAGCCGTAGTTTAGCTCAAGCCGCAAAAGAGCCACCGATACCACCAGAAAAAAAGTTAGGATGGGCAGTTGTGGGTTTGGGAAAATTTGCCACCCAACAAATTATTCCTTCGTTTGCTGAGTGTAAGCGTTCAAAATTGGTAGCATTGGTGAGTGGCGATCGCGCTAAAGCCGAACAGTATGCACGGCAATATGGCGTTAACCCAAAAAATATTTACAATTACCAAAATTACGACACTATCCGCAATAACCCTGAGGTAGATGTTATTTATGTAATTTTGCCCAACGCTTTACACGCAGAATACACCATTCGCGGCGCACAAGCTGCCAAGCACATCATGTGTGAAAAGCCGATGGCAGTCACCGTCGCTGAATGTCAAGCGATGATTGATGCTGTCAAAAAAGCAGGGCGCAAATTGATGATTGCATATCGCGCTCAATATGAACCATTCAACCTTGCCGCGATTCAATTAGCACAAAGCGGTAAACTTGGCAAGTTGAAATCCATAGTTTCTGACCACGGACGCAACCTCGACCCTAAAGAACCATCAGACCGCTGGCGTGCCCAAAAAAAACTCGCTGGTGGCGGTTCTCTTTATGACATCGGTATTTACAGCTTGAATGCCACAAGATACATCACGGGTGAGGAACCCACAGAAATCAGCGCTATGATGTACAGCACCCCCAACGACCCCCGCTTTCGGGAAGTTGAGGAAAATGTCAACTTCACTTTGCGTTTTCCTAGCGGCGTGCTTGCCAATTGTACATCCAGCTACGGCTACTCGGACACCAAACGCATCCAAGTTTTTGGATCTGACGCTACCTTGGAGTTAGACCCAGCTACCGATTACTACAAACACCGCTTGACTGTTAAAAGCAAGAATGGTAACGAGGAACGCAATATCCAAGAACAGAATCAATTCGCTTTGGAGATGGATCACCTTTCTGAGTCCATCATGAATAACAAACAGCCGAAAACCCCAGGTGAAGAGGGTTTGCAAGATGTCAGACTGATGCAGCTAATTTACGAAGCAGCTCGCACAGGTAGAACAATCAAAGTTTAA